CCCAGAGAAGAGTGTTGTTGGTAAGATATAGTTCATATTTCTAGAGAGGTTTCTCAAGCGTACGGATAGAGGTACGGTAACCATATCTGTTTACCTTGGATGCGCATTAGAATATTTTTCGCGATCGTGTTAGGCCTAGGCCAATCCACAGCGGTATAGGTTTTGTGAGTAAACAAATCTTAATATAgtcttaaagggacatgttgccttggacaTGTTGGATTTGGTGATTTCGGCTTTAAAAAGCTTTTGAAAGCATTCTCAtgatgatgttttaaaagtagaatataacaatccacacaagtatgccttgaaattgcctggttttcctgtttctttgcaaactaacacggcacgctaatatgtggagtcaaatttttgaccccggaaaacggtttcaaacgcttttcatagccCAGCTCCCCGGatcgaaggcaacgtgtccctttaacaaacatctttatccctgatgcaaacaaCGCATAAATTACATCTCCAATTAGAAATAGAGACCCTGCATTATAGAGACTgcatttttcttgttctttgagagaaacaaaaaaaaacagaaaacccGAAGGCTATCATCCTTCTCCTTATCCTTCTCTAGGTATGACCAAAGTGAAGATGTCCAAGACTGCTGAAGAGTCCAATTCCATGGACTTTGTAGAGAAGCGCCGTGCTTCTCTGGAGCGATACCTCAACCGGACTGCTTCCCATCCTCTGCTACAACAGGATGACAAATTTATAGAATTCCTGGAGAAAGAAGAGGTGCAGTAGATTTTGTAGAAGTGTAATGGGGTCACTTTCGAAATGACAAAGGGTCTTTTCTGGAGGTCGCAAGTTCAAATGCCGCTCGagtaactttttgtttgttcaacccaGACTTGGATTTGTTATTGGTAGAAAACACATTGTAGGCCTCTTGGTTCAATGTATATTGATGGATTAATTTCTTGTATTTTGAATATTTAAATTATTATGGGTTTTATTGTAGGCCCTGTATGTTTATCTAGGTGTGTTGTTTcttatgttttaaatttgtatcttCTTTTATGTCGGTTATTTTCGGTTCAATGATATTTAGCCTATATTTtaatttgtcttgtttttccCCTTTTAGTCTCTTTTgttgcgccttataaatgctatttattattaatattatttggcGGATACCAGAGCTTTATAAGACttcaattattgttattattactatgaaattgggccttagtTACTGAAGAGGAAAGCTCACATCTTTGAAACATATTTTTGATTTTCAGCTTCCTAAAGCAACCAGTACATCAGCGTTGAGTGGGGCAGGAATGCTGCGTGCCTTCAGTCGTGTGGTGGACTCAGCCTCAAAGATTACGTCCAAGGTCACCGAGTCAGATCAGGTCAGTGGCAGCCAAAATCAGGCCTGGATTTAGTGGTATTCATCTCTTTCTTTATGTGGTAATTTCTGTGGTAGTTGCTAGGGTACTTGTTATGGTAGTTGCCATGGTAAATGATGTGGTATCTCTTGTGGAAACTGCTTTTTGGTAaaaggagactttggaacgctaggtggcagtagacttaccaggtaaatttccattgtttatgtagttctgagcatgcgcacattacagagaacaatggattttacctggtaagtctgctgccaccaagcgcccAGAAAGTCCCCTCTTGATGTAGTAGTTGCTATGGTAAACGCTGTGGTAACTGCTGTGTTAATTGCCATGGTAATTGTTGTGGTGATTGTTGTGGTAGGTACTGTGGTAACTACAGTGGTAGCTACAAGTACAGTTGTGACTACTGAGATACATGTTTATACTGTGGTTACTAATGCGGAACATGATACAACACAAACGGTAACACTGCCTTCCACCTCCCCAAAGTtcttattttatgaatattgcCCTTGATTAACACCTGGCCTAGGTGTTCTGGCCTAGATATATTATGGTATCCAAAAGTAGCAAGGCTCTGTTTCACAAGATTTTGTTAGAACTCAACCCATTTTTGTTGTCTTACAGTGGTTTGAAGAGAAGCATCAGCAGATAGATGGCCTTGATTCCCAGCTGAAGAAACTTCATCTGAGTGTGGAGAGTATGGTCGCCCATAGGAGAGGTAAGCCGATCCACCTCTGCTATCTACACTTCAACCGTAGAAATGGATGAAAATATTAGCTATAGACAGTAACGTAATTAATTCTTGTTGATGTTACTTAGTGCTAGGATGCTGCTTCTAAAAAAGTCCTTGAAATTTATAACGCCTGGTTCGTACTGTACGCGAAAGCTAAAgcgaagcaaattttcttgTGTCAAACTTGGAAAAAGTACAAAGTTTTGAGATTGTGCTTACTATTGGAAAACAATAGACAACTAACGTCTAGTTTGTATGAAAATGTTTATTCATTTTCCATGTTCCTGGAATctcaaaaaaaaaccagaacacaaaaatacttttacaaatttttttgaaaaaatgtaatttctttTCTCTCCACAGAGCTTGGGGGTTGCACAGCTCTTTTTGCCAAGAGTTCAGCGATGCTCGGAAACTCTGAGGAGCATACCGCCCTCTCTAGGGCGATCTCACAACTGGCCGAGACCGAAGAGAAGATTGACCAGCTTCACCATGAGCAGGCCAACACTGACTTCTACGTCCTGTCAGAGTTGTTGAAAGACTACATTGGCCTTATTGGTTCAGTCAGAGTGAGTTGACCTTTAACGACAAAAAACTTCTCAGTCTCTTCTATCAATGCCCTAACAACACGAGGAACCTAAAAACATGATTTGAAGTGATGGCTGTTGTTGtaatttcttttgaaaatttgtttctaTTTCTATTGTTTGGGTCAGACTGAGTCCTTGCAATGTTTGTTTATCTCACTAACTTAAACTTCCCCAGGATGCATTCCGCGAGCGAGAGAAACTGTTCGGGACTTGGCAGTCGGCACAAATGACGCTAGCTAAGAAGAGAGAGCAGGAGGCTAAGCTCAAGATTAGCGGCAAACCGGATAAGCTGGCCCAAGTACAGGAGGAAATTAAAGATGTAAGGTTTCAGTCCCCACCCAGGCGTGATCGTCTTCCTACTTAAacgcactgtacatgtttggtaattgtcaaagaccagtgttctcacttggtgtttcccattttaaccataaaataacaaacctatgaaaatttgggctcaattggtcatcgaagttgcgagaaaatgatgaaagaaaaaaaaacctggttggacgaatttgtgtgctttcagataggaataaaagactttgctagaagtcttttattattttagtgagaaattacctctttctcaacaactacgttacttcagagggagtcgtttcacacaagttttatactatcaacagctatccaatgctcgttacaaagtcagtttttaagttaatatttgttttgagtaattaccaaacgtgtaccttccctttaagtctgtttttaaatttgtgttttccttggaaaaatctgaaaaatttgtgTCAATGCCTGAATAGTCTATTCGAGCCTACACCATGAGTACATTGAGGTCAGCCCTTTTGATTCAGGGCTGTGCTCAATAAATTTGTCTCACTTGTTAAGgatcaaatatcatgcctgccaCCCACCCCTTTAAGCTCCTTAACAATAATATCATTTATTTATAATGTAAagtaataatttgggaggctaatgaCCCTGAATTGCGAAGGAGGAGGCTAACGACATGTTGGAGCCGCAGTTATGCAAAGGCACCATAGTTAGCCATCCACATTCACCTATGTatatgaccacagagcacagccatgaatcaaaagtatttgAGAACCGGAGGGCGCAGAGAAAAACCCTCGTGGCATAGAAgggaaccaatgcacaactctaGTCAGGAATCAAACCAGGTTCACCCActagccaaccatgccacccaagTGCGCTTTTTCAAGCAAGCCAGGCCACTTAAAATGCTCTACACTATTAacacagggatgagattgttcagacatttggctgaattcagactttttatgtcggcctggtaaagaaaatcagacaatatttttttccacaaataaagaaatcctgctcaatggtctacttctctagtgctttggatactgtttccaaaagctccttagAATCTATAACCCCATGGGTTACCAAACGgcagaaatggcatcatttcaaaatACCTTTGAAtctgtatccaagtttcagactttttcgttagtaatgactctcacccctgttaACACCCTGAACCTTCAGCATTCCAACATCATCTTTGGTGGAAAGGTTATACTTAGAcagtgttttcttttgtttggttTCTCTCACAGTGGGAAGGCAAAGACACAAAAGGACAGAAGGATTTCGAACTGATCTCCAAGACGATTCGTAAAGAGTATAGCAGATTTGAGGTACATAAAAAAAGGgatcttttattattatattttcttAACTCTCAACGTGCAATTTTTGTTTGCTGCTGTGTTTAACGTAAAGTGTGTACATTGTATCAAAGGTCAGTTAAGACTTTCaatcaatttatttttcaagaaGTATGTATTCTCTTAAAAAAGTGCAAGAACTTAAATTTAAGTGTACAAATCTTGTTTCTAGGCGAATCGAATGACTGACTTCCGTTCCGTGATCATCAAATACCTGGAAGCTTTGATGAACCATCAGCaacaggtaaaaacaaaattcctaTTTTTATTCTAATATTGTGTGACCAATATCTGTTCATTTCCTTTTGTGCAATTCTCTCCCAGTGCAGAAATTGTGTTCGGTTTTCAGAGGCGTGTGTATATATGAATggagttaagcccggttcatacatgTTCTACACATGCGAATTGCGAAAGTTAGTACAAAAATTCTCTGCCTTACAGCGCGTACAAGATTGTTTGTGTAGTGCATTTTGCATAGCATTtgaaagtatgaactgggctttatgCATTATTTTGAtgctttgttgtttgtttagggTCTGTTTGATCATTAAATGGCTTTAAATTGGTGAATTTGATCCCATTTTGTCATGTTTAAAATGTACAGTATATATGTTTTATAAttgattataattataattatgagTTTTATAATTGATGTTTTTTGCACGCATTTGTcgtgtttgaaatgttttaaaatttatgaattttgtcttattttttttttaatgtttaaaaagATTCTATATTTTCGATCAATAATGATTTGTGATTGCCTTTGTCGTCTCCCTTTTGTCTCTTACCTTATTTTTCTATATACATTTATTATTTAACCAAACAGATGTATATATAGTAttgtgggtttgttttgatcTTTGGTAGTTTTCTTTTTGGGctataatatttatatttcaaAAAGCAAATAGTATATTCGTTGAAGTgtcatattttttcattttatattgatgatgatgatcattATAATTGTCTTTTAAGTGGATTTCAGCATAGAAtacattcaccacatgatagcGTATCATAGGCAGGCATAGTTTATCAATCACTTAACGTCACGATGGGTGGTATTAAATGGTCAGAAATCGGGGGGTTATAAAGAGATTTACaactgaatggtcagacagttgGAGGGTCGAGGGTGTACTGTAGGCCTATAGAATACATGATAGCATATGATAGGtaggcatagtttatctatcgcTCAACATTCACAATGGTTGATATTAAATGATCACACGTAGGAGGGTTAAAGAACTGATCACATTGCAAGCATATTTATCCGTCACTCAGCATAATGATGGATGTTATTAAGTGATCACACTGTACGAGGGTTAACTAACTGATCCGATTCCACTG
This genomic stretch from Asterias amurensis chromosome 9, ASM3211899v1 harbors:
- the LOC139941444 gene encoding sorting nexin-2-like, with the protein product MADREPPPLFDDEDLNEVKTDNVSEDKPAPTIVVDEEEDSDLFAGGGTEVSLDDDPLKEEVKEEPPKPEPVKEAPVKETPPAELKTEPTPAATSPAVTETVNTKGSAAAKVTDETEEEVEEDKKETKAVDEEEEEEQLDTFDMEITITEPFKKGDGMSAFMAYKVTTKTSNPSFKKPETTVTRRFSDFLGIHQKLVERHTTKGHIVPPAPEKSVVGMTKVKMSKTAEESNSMDFVEKRRASLERYLNRTASHPLLQQDDKFIEFLEKEELPKATSTSALSGAGMLRAFSRVVDSASKITSKVTESDQWFEEKHQQIDGLDSQLKKLHLSVESMVAHRRELGGCTALFAKSSAMLGNSEEHTALSRAISQLAETEEKIDQLHHEQANTDFYVLSELLKDYIGLIGSVRDAFREREKLFGTWQSAQMTLAKKREQEAKLKISGKPDKLAQVQEEIKDWEGKDTKGQKDFELISKTIRKEYSRFEANRMTDFRSVIIKYLEALMNHQQQLIQYWEGFLPEAKAIA